The sequence AGACGCAAGGGCATCAAACGGGCCATCCGCATCCGAAAGAACGCCGTGGTCGACGAGCTGCGCGTGGACGCTTGGTTCGGTGATCTGCAAGTCGGGGACGTGCGTTGCCTGGCCGAGCGAGCGAACGTCTACGGGGAGGTGATGCAGGTCGTGGCCACCAGGTCACCCGCGGGTGACCTGGTGGCGATCGCCACGGATTTCAGCGTCTGGGACACCTGTGTTCTGTACCGGGCTCGCTGGTCGGTGGAATGTACGTTCGCCAGCCTCAAGGGCAGAGGGTTTGACCTGGAGCGGACAGGCATCACCCGACCGGACCGACTGGAACGCCTGTTCGGGCTGGTCATCCTGGCCTGGGTCAGCTGCCTGCGGGTCGGTGTGTGGCGCCAGGCGCAGGTTCCGATCAAGGTGAAGGCCCATGGCCGATCGGCCATGAGCCTCGTGCGGTACGGCGCCGAACAGCTGTGCAACGCACTGCGCTGGAACCTGCCCGGGTTACCCGAACTGATCAGGCTGCTGAGCACGCCGTTTCACGCACCAGGCGCGGCTTGAAGCCAAGATGTCCGGTACAGAGCCCAGGAAGCTTTTGGCCGCTTAGCACTGCGTTCCCCTACCCCAACAACTTGCCACAACCCCCCGCACTACAGATAAATCCCTCTTGACGCCCTCCCACGCGAGCTGTTACGCTGGTATAGCGTTAAACCTTAACTCGTGCAAGATGATCTGTTCGGATCATTTTTCAATTTCATGTCGTCCAAGGAGACGTATGGCTTCGCCTACCATCAACGATATCGCCGAGCGTGCGGGCGTTTCCCCCATGACTGTTTCGCATGCTCTGCGGCAAACTGGGCGTATTTCCGAAAGCACGCGGAAGCGGGTGCTTCAGATTGCCGCGGAGCTGAACTATGTGGCGAACACCTCTGCCCGGCAACTGAAAGGGGCCAGAACCAACGTGATCGGGATGCTGGTGATCGACGTCACCTTGCCGTACTACGCCACGATTGCTCAGGGGGTGGGGTTCG is a genomic window of Deinococcus reticulitermitis containing:
- a CDS encoding transposase, translated to RRKGIKRAIRIRKNAVVDELRVDAWFGDLQVGDVRCLAERANVYGEVMQVVATRSPAGDLVAIATDFSVWDTCVLYRARWSVECTFASLKGRGFDLERTGITRPDRLERLFGLVILAWVSCLRVGVWRQAQVPIKVKAHGRSAMSLVRYGAEQLCNALRWNLPGLPELIRLLSTPFHAPGAA